Proteins encoded in a region of the Quercus lobata isolate SW786 chromosome 8, ValleyOak3.0 Primary Assembly, whole genome shotgun sequence genome:
- the LOC115958072 gene encoding GDSL esterase/lipase 1-like — translation MASLSYFFCVFVSLLNLISCHVQSKPNGEHKTLFVFGDSLFDPGNNQYLNGSSVEGGSISWPYGETYFNHSTGRLSDGRLVPDFIAQIAMLPILPPYLQPIAHRFTYGANFASAGAGVLVQTHPGTINLPAQLSYFKAVVKSLRQKLGDVKAKKVVKKAVYLFSIGGNDYFSFSSQYPNASQSERIKYVEIVIANLTSVLKDLYGLGERKIAFQNAGPLGCLPAMKAMNPQLGGKCAKEPSALARLHNRALANALKKLESKLPGFKYSIFDYYNALLDKVNNAPKYGFENGKDACCGSGPYRAMNCGGGRNGKEPFKVCSDPGAYVWFDGGHTTEAANRQLAELIWSGEPNVTGPYNVNQLFEQA, via the exons ATGGCGAGTCTAAGCtactttttttgtgtgtttgtgagCCTTCTCAACCTAATCAGCTGCCATGTTCAGTCCAAGCCAAATGGAGAACATAAGACCTTGTTCGTATTTGGGGACTCACTCTTTGATCCAGGCAACAATCAGTACCTCAATGGTAGTAGTGTGGAAGGTGGATCAATTTCTTGGCCATATGGAGAAACCTACTTCAACCATTCCACTGGGAGACTCTCTGATGGCCGTTTAGTCCCAGACTTTATTG CCCAGATTGCCATGTTGCCTATACTTCCACCATACCTACAACCAATTGCACATCGTTTCACTTATGGGGCTAACTTTGCTTCAGCTGGAGCAGGTGTTCTTGTTCAAACTCACCCTGGAACG ATAAATCTCCCAGCGCAGCTAAGCTATTTTAAGGCTGTAGTGAAGTCACTAAGGCAGAAATTAGGTGATGTAAAAGCCAAGAAGGTGGTGAAGAAAGCTGTGTACTTGTTTAGCATTGGAGGCAACGATTACTTCAGCTTTTCCTCACAGTACCCCAATGCTTCTCAGTCTGAAAGAATAAAATACGTGGAGATTGTCATAGCCAACTTGACTAGTGTGCTGAAA gacTTATATGGTTTAGGAGAAAGGAAAATTGCATTTCAGAATGCAGGGCCTTTGGGTTGCCTACCAGCCATGAAAGCAATGAATCCCCAACTTGGTGGCAAGTGTGCTAAAGAACCCTCAGCTCTTGCAAGACTACACAACAGAGCTCTAGCCAACGCCCTTAAAAAGTTAGAGAGCAAGTTACCAGGTTTCAAGTATTCAATCTTCGACTATTACAATGCGCTTCTAGACAAAGTGAACAACGCTCCAAAA TATGGCTTCGAGAATGGTAAGGATGCATGTTGTGGCAGTGGACCATATAGGGCAATGAATTGTGGAGGAGGGAGAAATGGAAAAGAACCATTTAAGGTATGCAGTGATCCTGGTGCATATGTGTGGTTTGATGGTGGCCATACTACTGAAGCAGCGAACAGGCAATTAGCTGAGCTGATATGGAGTGGAGAACCAAATGTCACAGGCCCTTACAATGTGAATCAACTATTTGAACAAGCGTAA